The Carassius carassius chromosome 31, fCarCar2.1, whole genome shotgun sequence genome includes a region encoding these proteins:
- the LOC132111512 gene encoding N-acetyllactosaminide beta-1,3-N-acetylglucosaminyltransferase 2-like translates to MQGPRRKMKVMVMMTMVFIFIVVEVSRNAGKGDSNKNKQLFPTKRFWAKDLPSNAYWNRLQQQLNYINNRNLEKLNFTTDKLPDWLNDTVSLDSCEPDFKVTTQVKDYNSLPDRFKDFLLSMRCRSYPIVLDQPNMCKDPPFLLLGIKSLVPHFDRRQAIRQSWGKAGRLANKTVVTVFLLGNATTEDYFPDLSKMLQHESSIHQDILQWDYRDTFFNLTIKEVLFLEWLSTRCPGVSYIFKGDDDVFVNTVRILDFLSNLSHAKAKELFVGDVITNAGPHRDKKVKYFIPESVFVGTYPSYAGGGGYLFSGQLVQKLHNISRSVPLYPIDDVYTGMCLKKLGLAPEKHKGFRTFDIDEKYRNNACAYKSLMLVHPRSPQHMIKIWAWLNDPALNCR, encoded by the coding sequence ATGCAGGGACCTCGGAGGAAGATGAAGGTCATGGTGATGATGACGATGGTGTTCATCTTCATAGTGGTGGAGGTTTCTCGCAATGCTGGGAAGGGAGACAGCAACAAAAATAAGCAGCTGTTTCCCACAAAGCGTTTCTGGGCAAAAGATCTTCCCAGTAACGCATACTGGAATCGCCTGCAGCAACAGCTGAACTACATCAACAACCGCAACCTAGAAAAGCTCAACTTCACGACTGATAAGCTTCCAGACTGGCTAAACGACACGGTCAGTCTGGACTCCTGTGAGCCAGACTTCAAGGTAACCACCCAAGTCAAGGATTACAACTCGCTACCAGATCGCTTCAAGGACTTCCTGCTGTCTATGCGCTGCAGGTCCTATCCCATCGTGCTGGACCAGCCAAACATGTGCAAAGACCCACCGTTCCTCCTCCTAGGTATTAAATCTTTAGTCCCACACTTTGATCGACGTCAGGCCATCCGCCAGTCATGGGGCAAAGCTGGTCGCCTTGCAAACAAAACAGTTGTCACGGTGTTTCTTCTTGGAAACGCAACCACGGAGGACTACTTCCCAGATCTCTCAAAGATGCTCCAACATGAGAGCTCCATACATCAGGATATTCTTCAATGGGACTATAGGGACACCTTTTTCAACCTCACCATCAAGGAAGTGCTTTTCCTGGAATGGCTGAGCACCCGCTGTCCAGGAGTCAGTTACATTTTCAAGGGCGATGACGATGTTTTTGTTAACACCGTCCGCATTCTAGACTTCCTAAGCAATCTTTCTCATGCCAAAGCCAAGGAACTGTTTGTAGGAGATGTGATCACCAATGCTGGTCCGCATAGAGACAAAAAGGTCAAGTATTTTATCCCGGAGAGCGTGTTTGTTGGTACGTACCCTTCTTATGCGGGTGGGGGCGGTTATTTGTTCTCGGGACAGCTGGTCCAGAAACTTCATAACATCTCAAGGTCGGTGCCCCTCTACCCCATTGATGATGTCTACACAGGTATGTGCCTTAAGAAATTGGGTCTTGCCCCTGAAAAGCACAAAGGCTTCAGAACCTTTGATATCGATGAGAAATATCGCAATAATGCCTGTGCCTATAAAAGCCTGATGCTGGTCCATCCCAGAAGTCCTCAACATATGATTAAAATCTGGGCTTGGCTGAATGACCCAGCCTTGAACTGTCGCTGA